One Qipengyuania gaetbuli genomic region harbors:
- a CDS encoding LytR/AlgR family response regulator transcription factor, producing MADENGDRLRTLIVDDEPLAVERMQVICSKMDDLHVVGTASDGAQALRLIEALGPDLILLDMTMPEVDGLSVARELAGQEERPAVVFVTAHDNYAVEAFDLDAVDYVLKPVKPDRLERAIQRALSRRSEGGRTESKWLEELWIPHRSELIRIETDEVSRIDAERDYVRLHVGDRSYLLLQTIAGLEKRLDPAKFIRIHRSTILRKEHIKGLRHDGLGVWSVEMDDGEALRIGRTYLPKVKAMAGR from the coding sequence ATGGCTGACGAGAACGGAGACCGGCTGCGCACGCTGATCGTCGATGACGAGCCGCTCGCGGTCGAACGGATGCAGGTGATCTGCTCCAAGATGGACGACCTTCACGTTGTCGGCACGGCCAGCGACGGGGCGCAGGCCCTGCGCCTGATCGAGGCATTGGGCCCCGACCTGATCCTGCTCGACATGACGATGCCCGAAGTGGACGGCCTGTCGGTCGCCCGCGAACTGGCCGGACAGGAAGAGCGCCCTGCCGTGGTCTTCGTGACCGCACATGACAATTACGCGGTCGAGGCCTTCGATCTCGACGCGGTCGATTACGTCCTCAAGCCGGTCAAGCCCGACCGGCTGGAACGGGCCATCCAGCGCGCGCTCTCGCGCCGCTCCGAAGGTGGCCGCACCGAGAGCAAATGGCTCGAAGAGCTATGGATTCCGCACCGCAGCGAACTCATCCGGATCGAGACCGACGAGGTCAGCCGCATTGATGCGGAGCGCGACTATGTCCGCCTCCACGTGGGTGATCGCTCCTACCTGCTGCTGCAGACTATCGCGGGCCTCGAAAAGCGCCTCGACCCTGCCAAGTTCATCCGCATCCACCGCTCCACCATCCTGCGCAAGGAACACATCAAGGGCCTGCGCCATGACGGGCTGGGCGTGTGGTCGGTCGAAATGGATGATGGCGAGGCGCTGCGTATCGGTCGCACCTATCTGCCCAAGGTCAAGGCGATGGCCGGGCGCTGA
- a CDS encoding sensor histidine kinase, with product MNPETVNVPVRTVAVSIVGLWCAYFLLITARGWLIGLDFEFDLIWRRVAVTVAAMGVTFVLWLIVRLFDKRSLAAQISVSLVFAMPAALLIAQSQQWVFAPIQERYEAKIAEERGISLRRDDNGNLIIEGPTPVEPQIGGPLGTATPTTGTAQVVLPDDRAEDRWLQLIEMGLDRYFLLLAWSALYLALLAGVRAQVAERRGERFRTAAKAAELRSLRYQVNPHFLFNTLNSLSALVMTGKEDRAEQMIQSISRFYRHSLADDSTGDVSLEDEIDLQEHYLEIESVRFPDRLRVRVDLPHDLANLKVPGMILQPLVENSVKYGVSASNRPVTISIVAREEYGRLVLRVSDDGPGVPAGHKGGFGIGLANVRDRLEARFGNEASISSGPALDGYETELRLPMVKHG from the coding sequence ATGAACCCGGAAACAGTCAACGTCCCGGTCCGCACGGTTGCCGTGTCGATCGTCGGCCTGTGGTGCGCCTATTTCCTGCTGATCACGGCCCGGGGCTGGCTGATCGGCCTCGACTTCGAATTCGACCTGATCTGGCGGCGCGTCGCCGTGACGGTCGCGGCCATGGGCGTGACCTTCGTGCTCTGGCTCATCGTGCGGCTGTTCGACAAGCGCTCGCTCGCCGCACAGATAAGCGTCTCGCTGGTCTTTGCGATGCCGGCCGCTTTGCTGATCGCACAATCGCAGCAATGGGTCTTTGCCCCGATCCAGGAACGCTACGAAGCCAAGATCGCGGAGGAGCGCGGCATCTCGCTGCGGCGCGACGACAACGGCAATCTCATCATCGAAGGCCCCACGCCGGTCGAACCGCAGATCGGCGGGCCGCTCGGTACGGCAACGCCGACCACCGGCACTGCGCAGGTCGTCCTGCCCGACGACCGGGCGGAGGATCGCTGGCTGCAGCTGATCGAGATGGGCCTCGACCGCTACTTCCTGCTGCTCGCCTGGTCGGCGCTGTACCTCGCCCTGCTTGCAGGGGTCCGCGCACAGGTGGCCGAGCGTCGGGGCGAACGTTTCCGCACGGCGGCCAAGGCGGCCGAGCTGCGCTCGCTTCGCTACCAGGTGAACCCGCACTTCCTGTTCAATACGCTCAACTCGCTCTCCGCGCTGGTGATGACCGGCAAGGAAGACCGGGCGGAACAGATGATTCAGTCGATCTCGCGTTTCTATCGCCACTCGCTGGCCGATGATTCCACCGGCGATGTCAGCCTCGAGGACGAGATCGACCTGCAGGAACACTATCTGGAAATCGAATCCGTCCGTTTCCCCGACCGCCTGCGGGTAAGGGTCGACCTGCCGCACGACCTTGCCAACCTCAAGGTGCCGGGCATGATCCTGCAGCCGCTGGTCGAGAACTCGGTCAAATACGGCGTTTCCGCCAGCAATCGGCCGGTGACCATCAGCATTGTCGCGCGCGAGGAATACGGGCGGCTGGTGCTGAGAGTCAGCGACGATGGCCCGGGCGTGCCCGCGGGTCACAAGGGCGGGTTCGGCATCGGTCTTGCCAATGTGCGTGACCGGCTGGAGGCACGCTTCGGCAACGAGGCGTCGATCAGTTCCGGCCCTGCGCTTGATGGATACGAGACCGAACTCAGGCTTCCGATGGTGAAACATGGCTGA
- a CDS encoding fumarate hydratase has protein sequence MSDMTTITEEDLIESVADALQYISYYHPMDYIRALGEAYEAEKGPAAKDAIAQILTNSRMCAEGHRPICQDTGIVNVFVKWGMDCRLDSKRSLQEVVDEGVRRAYNHPDNKLRASILADPAFTRRNTRDNTPSVLSVEMVPGNTVSVDVAAKGGGSENKSKFKMMNPSDNIVDWVVEQLPSMGAGWCPPGMLGIGIGGTAEHCMRLAKLSLMDPIDMGQLKQRGAQTDLEQLRIDIFDAVNAQGIGAQGLGGLSTVLDVKIMDAPCHAAGKPVAMIPNCAATRHAHFTLDGSGPAYLEPPKLDEYPQVTWKPDAAARRVNLDALTPEEVSSWKHGDRLLLSGKMLTGRDAAHKRIKDMLDAGEELPVDFRGRAIYYVGPVDPVMGEVVGPAGPTTATRMDKFTEMMLDLGLLAMIGKAERGHNAVEVISRFKVAYLMATGGAAYLVSRAIKGARVLAFEDLGMEAIYEFEVQDMPVTVAVDSAGNNVHTLAPAEWRRRIAEGDLEPAE, from the coding sequence ATGAGCGACATGACGACCATCACGGAAGAGGACCTGATCGAGAGCGTTGCCGACGCTCTCCAGTACATCTCTTACTACCATCCGATGGACTACATCCGGGCCCTTGGCGAAGCCTACGAGGCCGAGAAGGGCCCCGCGGCGAAGGACGCGATCGCCCAGATCCTGACCAACAGCCGGATGTGCGCCGAAGGCCACCGGCCGATCTGCCAGGACACCGGCATCGTCAACGTCTTCGTGAAGTGGGGCATGGACTGCCGCCTCGACAGCAAGCGGAGCCTGCAGGAAGTCGTCGATGAAGGTGTGCGCCGGGCTTACAACCACCCGGACAACAAGCTGCGTGCCTCGATCCTGGCCGACCCGGCATTCACTCGCCGCAATACGCGCGACAACACGCCAAGCGTCCTCTCGGTCGAAATGGTCCCGGGGAACACCGTCAGCGTCGATGTCGCGGCGAAGGGTGGCGGCAGCGAGAACAAGTCCAAGTTCAAAATGATGAACCCGTCGGACAACATAGTCGACTGGGTCGTCGAACAGCTGCCCTCGATGGGGGCCGGCTGGTGCCCGCCCGGCATGCTCGGCATCGGTATCGGCGGTACGGCGGAGCACTGCATGAGGCTCGCCAAGCTCAGCCTCATGGACCCGATCGACATGGGCCAGCTGAAGCAGCGCGGCGCGCAGACCGATCTCGAGCAATTGCGGATCGACATCTTCGATGCCGTCAATGCGCAGGGCATCGGCGCGCAGGGCCTTGGGGGCCTGTCGACCGTGCTCGACGTGAAGATCATGGACGCGCCGTGCCACGCCGCAGGCAAGCCGGTGGCGATGATCCCGAACTGTGCGGCGACCCGCCATGCGCATTTCACGCTCGACGGATCGGGCCCCGCCTATCTCGAGCCGCCGAAGCTCGACGAATATCCCCAGGTGACCTGGAAGCCCGATGCGGCAGCGCGGCGGGTCAACCTCGACGCGCTCACGCCTGAAGAAGTGTCCAGCTGGAAGCACGGCGACCGCCTGCTGTTGTCGGGCAAGATGCTGACCGGACGCGATGCGGCGCACAAGCGCATCAAGGACATGCTCGATGCAGGCGAGGAACTGCCCGTCGATTTCCGTGGCCGCGCGATCTACTATGTCGGCCCGGTCGATCCGGTGATGGGCGAAGTGGTCGGTCCTGCCGGCCCCACCACCGCCACGCGAATGGACAAGTTTACCGAAATGATGCTCGACCTCGGCCTTCTTGCCATGATCGGCAAGGCGGAACGCGGTCACAATGCCGTGGAGGTGATCAGCCGCTTCAAGGTCGCTTATCTTATGGCGACGGGCGGCGCCGCCTATCTCGTCAGCCGCGCGATCAAGGGCGCCAGGGTGCTCGCCTTCGAGGATCTCGGGATGGAAGCCATCTACGAATTCGAGGTGCAGGACATGCCGGTCACGGTCGCCGTCGACAGTGCGGGCAACAATGTCCACACTCTGGCGCCCGCCGAATGGCGTCGCCGGATTGCGGAAGGCGATCTCGAACCCGCCGAATGA
- a CDS encoding protein-L-isoaspartate O-methyltransferase family protein codes for MTTQTQTRPDYAAARKAMIDSQLRTSGVNEAFVLERMGTVAREDFVPDSAKGTAYMDRAIRLADGGFLPAPLFHGAMLAEARPTSEDKVLVIDAGSGYLPALVKPLVASLDVTSPDKAANAKKKGEYTLVLVDGAIEHIPAGLAKLVADNGRIVTGLVERGVTRLATGRKAGKALGLLPLAEMGIPRLGAFDKPASWSF; via the coding sequence ATGACCACTCAGACTCAGACCCGCCCCGACTATGCCGCCGCCCGCAAGGCGATGATCGACAGCCAGCTGCGCACCAGCGGCGTGAACGAGGCTTTCGTTCTCGAACGCATGGGCACTGTTGCGCGCGAAGATTTCGTGCCGGATAGCGCCAAGGGCACCGCTTACATGGACCGGGCCATCCGCCTCGCCGATGGCGGCTTCCTACCCGCACCGCTGTTCCACGGTGCGATGCTGGCCGAAGCCCGCCCGACGAGCGAGGACAAGGTGCTCGTGATCGATGCCGGCAGCGGCTACCTGCCCGCGCTGGTCAAGCCGCTGGTCGCATCGCTCGACGTGACCAGCCCGGACAAGGCAGCAAACGCCAAGAAGAAGGGCGAGTACACGCTCGTGCTCGTCGACGGGGCTATCGAACACATTCCTGCCGGGCTCGCCAAGCTGGTGGCCGACAATGGCCGCATCGTGACCGGCCTGGTTGAGCGGGGCGTCACGCGCCTCGCAACGGGTCGCAAGGCCGGCAAGGCGCTGGGCCTGCTGCCGCTCGCAGAGATGGGCATTCCGCGCCTCGGCGCATTCGACAAACCGGCAAGCTGGAGTTTCTGA
- a CDS encoding TolC family outer membrane protein, whose translation MALGGFRAGLAISASIAAIAFPQGAVHADTLQEALTDAYLYNPTLEAARAQLRATDENVPIEKSAGLPSVDGTASVTEFLKQNSTSFFAPERALVAGVDLGVPIYSGGAVKNSIRAAEERVQAGRADLRATESAIFSRVVAAYMDVLRGQALVALSSNQVDVLSVNVQATSDRFEIGDLTRTDVAQSQARLAVAQGDLRTSQANLIAARENYIALVGDAPNDLAPPPPLPGLPGDVETAVDVALEHNPDLIAAQERAAAAGYDINVAGSGRLPRVSIFAGYDYQNFLGSIPDGFEDPQDPTSPRIPSDQTATAASAGVSLRLPIFQGGRTAALQRQAQARASAALETVIATERDVIAQVRSAWSSWQASLAIIESSQSAVAAAELSLEGVRAENSIGNRTILDVLNAEQELLQSRVQLVTARRNAYVAGFSLLAAMGRAEARDLGLGDEGVLYDPVANYDRVRGNIWDWSRDPDPVTKSPRTVEVPAPTAEIPESADSGE comes from the coding sequence ATGGCATTGGGAGGGTTTCGGGCAGGACTGGCTATTTCGGCGAGCATTGCCGCAATCGCTTTTCCGCAGGGGGCGGTGCATGCCGACACGCTGCAGGAAGCGCTGACTGACGCCTATCTCTACAATCCCACGCTCGAGGCAGCGCGCGCCCAGCTGCGCGCCACCGACGAGAACGTCCCGATCGAGAAATCGGCAGGCCTTCCTTCCGTCGACGGCACGGCGAGCGTGACCGAATTCCTCAAGCAGAACTCCACCAGCTTCTTCGCGCCCGAGCGCGCACTGGTCGCAGGCGTCGATCTCGGTGTGCCGATCTATTCGGGCGGTGCGGTGAAGAATTCCATCCGCGCCGCGGAAGAGCGCGTGCAGGCCGGCAGGGCCGATTTGCGCGCCACCGAAAGCGCCATCTTCTCGCGCGTCGTGGCCGCCTACATGGACGTGCTGCGCGGGCAGGCGCTCGTCGCGCTTTCGTCCAACCAGGTCGATGTCCTTTCGGTCAATGTCCAGGCAACCAGCGACCGGTTCGAAATCGGCGACCTGACCCGCACCGATGTTGCCCAGTCGCAGGCCCGTTTGGCCGTTGCGCAGGGCGATCTGAGGACTTCGCAGGCAAACCTAATCGCCGCGCGCGAAAACTATATCGCGCTGGTCGGCGATGCGCCGAACGACCTTGCCCCGCCGCCGCCCCTGCCGGGCCTTCCCGGCGATGTGGAGACCGCGGTCGATGTGGCGCTGGAACACAATCCCGACCTGATCGCCGCGCAGGAACGCGCTGCGGCGGCAGGCTACGACATCAATGTCGCCGGTTCGGGCCGCCTGCCGCGCGTCTCGATCTTCGCGGGCTACGACTACCAGAATTTCCTCGGCAGCATTCCCGACGGGTTCGAGGATCCGCAGGACCCCACCAGCCCGCGCATTCCCAGCGACCAGACCGCGACCGCCGCCTCGGCCGGTGTCTCGCTGCGCCTGCCGATCTTCCAGGGCGGGCGGACGGCCGCGCTGCAGCGCCAGGCACAGGCTCGCGCCTCGGCAGCCCTCGAAACCGTGATCGCGACCGAGCGCGACGTGATTGCGCAGGTCCGTTCGGCCTGGTCGAGCTGGCAGGCCTCGCTCGCCATCATCGAAAGCTCGCAGAGCGCGGTGGCCGCTGCCGAGCTGAGCCTCGAAGGCGTGCGCGCGGAAAACTCCATCGGCAACCGCACCATCCTCGACGTGCTCAATGCCGAACAGGAACTTTTGCAGAGCCGCGTCCAGCTCGTGACCGCGCGCCGCAACGCCTATGTGGCGGGCTTCTCGCTGCTGGCCGCAATGGGCCGCGCCGAGGCGCGCGACCTCGGCCTCGGCGACGAGGGTGTGCTGTACGATCCGGTCGCCAATTACGACCGCGTGCGCGGCAATATTTGGGACTGGAGCCGCGATCCGGACCCGGTCACCAAGTCGCCGCGCACGGTGGAAGTGCCCGCACCGACAGCGGAAATTCCCGAATCTGCTGACTCTGGCGAATAG
- a CDS encoding DUF2497 domain-containing protein: MGQQGEPSVEEILDSIKKVIARDSEQRGEMIADRRKRRGLVTEAAEPADADEAEEVLELGADLGEELVVEADDVEASAAAVSEDDDDEEDALTRGDTREAMRQNFAALAMLAQPGKQPQIVRQGETSLEGLTRELLRPMLAEWLDKNLPGMVEELVKAEIARIAGKKS; encoded by the coding sequence ATGGGACAGCAGGGCGAACCGTCGGTCGAAGAGATCCTCGACTCGATCAAGAAGGTCATTGCGCGCGACAGCGAACAGCGCGGCGAAATGATCGCCGACCGCCGCAAGCGCCGCGGCCTCGTGACCGAAGCTGCCGAGCCCGCCGATGCAGACGAGGCAGAAGAAGTGCTCGAACTGGGTGCAGACCTGGGCGAGGAACTGGTGGTCGAGGCTGACGACGTCGAAGCCTCTGCGGCAGCCGTTTCGGAAGATGACGACGATGAGGAAGACGCCCTGACCCGCGGCGACACGCGCGAAGCCATGCGTCAGAATTTCGCCGCGCTCGCCATGCTCGCCCAGCCGGGCAAACAGCCGCAGATCGTGCGCCAGGGCGAAACCTCGCTCGAAGGTCTGACCCGTGAATTGCTGCGCCCGATGCTGGCCGAATGGCTCGACAAGAACCTGCCCGGCATGGTCGAAGAGCTGGTCAAGGCCGAGATCGCGCGCATCGCCGGCAAGAAGAGCTAA
- a CDS encoding alpha/beta hydrolase family protein, with protein sequence MTARIRAAFPLASAFALLATPLAAHDARAPMSAEDLVTMPRLGSPTVNPEGTLAVYSVTTTDPESYKRSGKLYLRSLADVDSAPVALDLEGSSASFGDDGWLYYMADGAGDNATTQVWRARIGSDGSVSDAAQVTALPRAVNGYSVARDGRRIAIWTDIARSCTRIDCDDSAKKYLPGPGDGRLYEGDGGLYRHWDTWETPGTLSRVFAFPLENGIASGTGTPVDGPLGAGGPNGDTPTMPFGGGEDVAWAADGKGVFFTAREADAKEPYSTNLDIWFSDLSGNAPVNLTKANEALDALPTPSPDGQYLAYVAMERPTYEADRQVIMLRDLKTGVTTPLTASFDRSFGSIAWTPDSRWIVASAQDVLDTPAFRIDPRTGAVERLDLMAGNEAHIGNIVPLHGGDLLFTRDSIGAPAELYLSRDWTQAKPLTQVAMQAIGKLAPVVVERFSFKGANGDTVWGQITKLDGHDGKMPAILYVHGGPQGSFNDGWSSRWNPRVVASQGYAVISVDFHGSTGYGQAFTDAIRNDWGGKPLEDLQLGLAAALERDKQIDGSRACAMGASYGGYMMNWIAGKWPDRFDCLVQHDGLFDMRSFYYTTEELWFPKWEFGGSYAENSEEYERWNPVNHVDKWQTPMLVITGEKDFRVPYTQGLASFTALQERNIPSQMLVFPGENHWVLGAKNSLQWHNTVFAWLDRWLKPDGAGE encoded by the coding sequence ATGACAGCACGCATCCGGGCCGCATTCCCGCTCGCCAGCGCCTTTGCGCTTCTCGCCACCCCGCTCGCCGCGCATGACGCGCGCGCGCCGATGAGTGCCGAGGATCTCGTCACCATGCCGCGCCTCGGCAGCCCCACGGTAAATCCGGAAGGGACGCTGGCTGTTTATTCGGTCACGACGACCGATCCGGAAAGCTACAAGCGTTCGGGCAAGCTCTACCTGCGTTCGCTTGCCGACGTGGACAGCGCGCCCGTCGCGCTCGACCTCGAAGGTTCCTCAGCGAGCTTCGGCGATGACGGCTGGCTCTACTACATGGCCGATGGCGCTGGCGACAATGCCACAACGCAGGTCTGGCGCGCCCGCATCGGTTCCGACGGCTCGGTTTCGGACGCGGCACAGGTCACCGCCCTGCCCCGCGCGGTCAATGGCTACAGCGTCGCGCGCGACGGCCGCCGGATCGCCATTTGGACCGACATCGCACGCAGCTGCACGCGTATCGATTGCGACGACAGCGCGAAGAAATACCTGCCCGGCCCCGGCGACGGTCGTCTCTACGAAGGCGATGGCGGTCTTTACCGGCATTGGGACACCTGGGAGACGCCGGGCACCCTGAGCCGCGTATTCGCTTTCCCGCTTGAAAACGGCATCGCCAGCGGCACGGGCACGCCCGTGGACGGGCCGCTCGGTGCCGGCGGGCCCAATGGCGACACGCCGACCATGCCCTTCGGCGGCGGCGAGGATGTCGCATGGGCGGCAGATGGCAAGGGTGTGTTCTTCACCGCGCGCGAAGCGGATGCGAAGGAGCCCTATTCGACCAATCTCGACATCTGGTTCTCCGACCTGTCGGGCAATGCGCCGGTCAATCTGACCAAGGCCAACGAGGCGCTCGACGCGCTGCCAACCCCTTCGCCCGATGGCCAGTACCTCGCCTATGTCGCCATGGAGCGGCCGACTTACGAGGCGGACCGGCAGGTCATCATGCTGCGCGACCTCAAGACCGGCGTCACCACACCGCTGACCGCGAGTTTCGACCGCAGCTTCGGCAGCATCGCCTGGACCCCGGATTCGCGCTGGATCGTGGCGAGTGCGCAGGACGTCCTCGACACCCCCGCTTTCCGCATCGATCCGCGCACCGGCGCGGTCGAACGGCTCGACCTGATGGCCGGCAACGAAGCCCACATCGGCAATATCGTTCCGCTGCATGGCGGCGATTTGCTGTTCACCCGCGATTCGATCGGCGCGCCGGCCGAGCTTTACCTGTCGCGCGACTGGACGCAGGCCAAGCCGCTGACGCAGGTCGCCATGCAGGCGATCGGCAAGCTTGCCCCTGTCGTGGTCGAGCGTTTCAGCTTCAAGGGCGCGAACGGCGACACCGTCTGGGGCCAAATCACCAAGCTTGACGGGCATGACGGCAAGATGCCCGCCATCCTCTACGTCCACGGCGGCCCGCAGGGCTCGTTCAACGACGGCTGGTCGAGCCGCTGGAACCCGCGCGTCGTCGCCAGCCAGGGCTATGCGGTCATCTCGGTCGATTTCCACGGTTCCACCGGATACGGTCAGGCCTTCACCGATGCGATCCGCAACGACTGGGGCGGAAAGCCGCTCGAAGACCTCCAGCTTGGCCTTGCCGCCGCGCTCGAGCGGGACAAGCAGATCGACGGCAGCCGCGCCTGCGCCATGGGGGCAAGCTACGGCGGCTACATGATGAACTGGATCGCCGGGAAATGGCCCGACCGGTTCGACTGCCTCGTGCAGCACGACGGCCTATTTGACATGCGCAGCTTCTATTACACCACCGAAGAGCTGTGGTTTCCGAAGTGGGAATTCGGCGGAAGCTATGCGGAGAACAGCGAGGAATACGAGCGCTGGAACCCGGTCAACCACGTCGACAAGTGGCAGACCCCGATGCTGGTGATCACCGGCGAAAAGGACTTCCGCGTTCCCTATACGCAGGGCCTAGCCAGCTTCACGGCGTTGCAGGAGCGCAATATCCCGAGCCAGATGCTGGTCTTCCCGGGCGAGAACCACTGGGTGCTCGGCGCCAAGAACTCGCTGCAGTGGCACAACACCGTGTTCGCGTGGCTCGACCGGTGGCTGAAGCCGGACGGCGCGGGTGAGTAA
- a CDS encoding (2Fe-2S) ferredoxin domain-containing protein, giving the protein MSKLEKAQRAYAKIGASGLERQIFLCAVSEKQKCCSRDEGKDAWNYLKRRLKELGLAGPGGTVQRTKADCLQVCAKGPIAVVWPENVWYHSCGEDVLEAIIQRHLIGGVPVEEYRLREPDSAD; this is encoded by the coding sequence GTGAGTAAGCTGGAGAAGGCGCAAAGGGCCTATGCGAAAATCGGCGCTTCGGGGCTGGAGCGCCAGATTTTCCTGTGTGCTGTCAGCGAGAAGCAGAAATGCTGTTCGCGCGACGAGGGCAAGGATGCCTGGAATTATCTGAAGAGGCGGCTGAAAGAGCTGGGCCTGGCGGGACCCGGCGGGACGGTTCAGCGGACCAAGGCCGATTGCCTCCAGGTCTGCGCCAAGGGGCCGATCGCCGTCGTCTGGCCCGAAAACGTCTGGTATCATTCCTGCGGCGAAGACGTGCTGGAAGCGATCATCCAGCGTCATCTGATCGGCGGGGTCCCGGTCGAGGAATACCGGCTGCGCGAGCCGGACAGCGCCGACTAG